GTTTTGCTTAGTGCGCTTAACCTTCTCCTCTTTGACCGACTTTTCCATTACCTTAGCGGCTTTGTATGGAATTTCGTTCAATGAGTAGTAGCTGCTCAGAATCTTATAATGGTTTTCTTTTTCAAAATAACCATTCTGATAAGCTACTTCCATCACGGTCTGACCTTTTTTGTAGTCTTCCGTTTGCATGTAGAAGGAGCCCAACTGAGTCCACATTTTCGGGTCTTCCGGGAACAGCTTAACCAGTTCTTCAGCAACCTTAACGGCGTTTTTGAACTGTTTCAGCTCAAAGTAAGAACCAATTTTAAGCATGTAGAATGACTTATTAGGCTCTTCTTTGTTAAGCGCGATCGCTTGGTCCGCAGGCTCGATGACATCTCTGTACTTTTTCAGTTCATAGTTTGCCTGAGCGATACGACCATATACTTTAGCGTCTTGTTCGCCGGTGAAATCCATCCAATCGTAGTAAGATTTCTTAGCACCTTCGTATTGCTCAGTACCAATCAGAAGGTCACCCAACAGCTTGATCAAGTCGCCCTGATCTTTAAAGTTCAACACATCAGGAGCAATCGCCTGACGGATGTACTTAATCGCTGTTTGATACTCTTCTTTTTGAGCATACAAGTTACCCAAGTAACGGTTTACCGTGGCGCGGTCAAACTCGTCAGACGCGTCGATTTCAAGCAATAATGCAATCGCTTCATCAACTTTGTCTTCGTTGTACAAGTCAAACGCTTTGATAACCTTTTTACCAACTCGCTCACCCATAACCTTGGTTTTGGCATTTTTGCGTTCCTCGATCTTTGCTGGATCGGGAGCGGCAAATGCGGCAGTGCTTAACGCACCGCCCGCCAAAGACATCATCAGAGCAAGAGCTGTTGCTTTAGACATTTGCTTCATATCTTACTCCTATCCATCTTGGTTAAGTTTAAAGTCAAGTTGTACAGTAATACCAGGTTGCTTTTGCGGCTTACCATCAACAATTTTAGGTCTGTATTTCCACTTGCGAAGCGCACGTTTTGCTTCACGGTTGAAAATACGCTTTGGTTCAGCATCGATGATCTCAATGTCATCTACACCGCCCAGCTCATTGATAGTGAAGCGCAGCTGTACCCAGCCTTCTTTACCATCACGCGCTGCTTGAGGCGGATACTTAGGTTCGATACGAACGATAGGTGTTGCTTCACCGTCACGACCGAAATCACCAGGACCACTTAAACCACCAGCTGTGCCACCGATGTCGATGCTAGGCATATTAAAGCCAATCGCACCTGCATTCGGGTTAGCATTCTCAGGCTGAGGCGGCTGCGGTTTAGGCGGCTGCTTTGGCGGTGGAGGAGGCGGAGGCGGTACACGCTTCCTCTCCTGCACATCTGATTCAGGCGGATTCGACATAATCTCGACTATGATCTCTTCCTTCTTATTGTCAGCCCTATCCGCTCCTCCTGAGATAAGATAGGACATAAAGAAGAATAAGCCGAAGGTTACTGCCCCACCTGCAAGAAGTGAAAACAGAAATCGAATCATCACTTAGCTCCAGCTATTGAAATCTTCAAGGCGTCGTCAGTTGCCTTAATCTGGTCCATTACCTTAACAACCACACCGTGTTTCGCGCCTTTATCCGCCTGGATAATAACGGTCTCGGTTTGTTGCTCAGCTAACAGATTTTCAAGGTTCGCACTTACACGCTCAACATCAACCTGACGCTTGTCCATCCAGATCTCACCGTTTTCACGGATAGCGATAAAGATGTTCGCATTCTTAGTTTGTTGTGCCTGCGCAGCTTTTGGCTTTTTAACTTCAATACCGGCCTCTTTAACAAAAGAGGTAGTAACGATGAAGAAGATCAACATGATGAATACGATGTCAAGCATCGGGGTCATGTCTACTGCTGCTTCTTCTTCCTCACGAAAACGTTGTTTACGTGCCATAATAAAATCTCTCTCTAGTGATGTGGCAAGCTATCAATTAGTTTTTCTTTAGCCATCTTTGCTCTCGCTTCAAGACGGGTGCTAAAGAATACACCTGATAGTGCCGCAACCATTCCAGCCATTGTTGGTATCGTTGCCATTGAGATGCCTGAGGCCATCAATCGAGGGTTACCAGTACCTTGTGTAGCCATGGTTTCGAATACCGAAATCATACCTGTCACTGTACCTAGTAGACCGATTAACGGACACATTGCAACCAATGTTTTGATAATCAACATGCGCTCATCTAATTTTTCAGACGCTTCAGAAATCCATGCATCGCGGATTCTGTGTGCGTACCAAGATGTAGTATCTTGGCGGGCATCCCATCTGCTTACTATTCCCTTTTTCATTTTAGGAAATTCAGCTAATAGGAACCAATAGCGCTCAATCATTAATACCCACATTAGAAAGAGTGCTATCGCGACCACGTATAATACATCGCCGCCTGTAGCAACAAAATCCCTGATAGATTCCCACGTCTCCACCAGGACTAGCATTATGCTCTCTCCTTCTCCGCGTGCGCAGCAACGATACCCGCGCTTTGCTCGTCAAGAATGTGTAGGATAGATTTACTACGACCCGCAACGATAGCGTGAAGTAGGATTAACGGTAGCGCAGCAATTAGACCAAGCGCAGTAGTAACAAGTGCTAGAGAGATGTTACCTGCCATGATCTTCGGATCACCAGTACCAAATAGTGTGATTGATTCGAACGTCATGATCATACCAACAACCGTACCTAGTAGACCTAGTAGCGGTGCGATAGCTGCAAGGATCTTGATGATGTTGATACCAGCATCGATGCGAGGCGTTTCACGCAAGATGGCTTCGTCAAGCTTAAGCTCAAGGTTTTCAACGTCTTGGTTCTTGTTGTCGTGGTATACTTTCAAGATGCGGCCCAGTGGGTTGTTATCCGTTGGGTTGTTAGCATTCTTGATTTGCGCCTTGATCTTCGCACCAACCAACATTAGGTCAACGAAACGAACAAGAGCGATTAATGCACCCAGCGCCAACAATGCAGTGATGATGTAACCTACTTCTTGACCCTGGTGCCAACGTTCTTCAACAGTTGCACGCTGAGTGTTCAGACGTAGGATAGCACCACGCGTTGGGTCAACAACGAAAGGCGTGTACTGGTTAGCAGGTGTGTTCAGAAGATCAGCAACAGTGCCTAGAACGTCTGAAGAAGGTTGCTTACCAAGTGGTACGATTTGCTTGTTTTCTGCATCGTAAACAACGTAACCGTCTTTAGTTACCAGGTTGAAGTTACCAACACGCGTTACTTGTTTAACATTGATGTCACCGCTTAGCTCTGCTACTTCTGATTCGAAAGTAGAGATCTTAGCTGATTCAGTCATTTCAGTTTGGAAAGCAATCCAAAGTTCTTCCAGCTCGCGAGTAGTTGGGAGTTCTTTAGCTGCAGCCAGTGAACGAAGTACTTCTGAACGTCCAGGCTTTTCAGCACTGATGATAGACGCTTCGATTGCACCGATTGCTTCAGCAGCATTACGACGTACAACACCGAACATCTCACCCAGAGTACCCTGTGCGTTTACAAGCTCAGTCTCTTTCTCAGCTAGTGTTACTTCGTTTTGCTTGAATTGCTTGTTAAGACGCTCGCCACGTGCTTTTTCAGCAGCCAGGTCACGCTTAGCTTTGTTCAGCAAAGCTTGCTTGTCAGCGCGATCTGACAGGAACTCTTGTTCACGAGCTTTGTTGATTTTACCTTCAGAGATACGGTTCTGCTTCACTTGCTCAAGGATTTTATCCAGAGACTCAGTGTTAGCGTGTGCGTTCAGCGCGCCACCAGCAGAAACTGTTAATGCTGCAGCAACGGCAAAACCTTTAAATAGTTTCTTCATGTTTTATTACTCCGCGCCGAAAATAGGTAGTTTAACTAGTTCTGGGGCAGCCTGACCACGTGCGATACGGATCATGTCTTTGACAGGCTTCAGGTATTCCTCACCTAGCTGATCCCACTGCTTGCTGCTGGTATTCCAAACCCATGCTTGCTTCTGGTCAAAAGACTGAGCAACATAAGCGATACGACCCAGGCGGGCGAAGTCAACATTAATGTTCTTACCGCCTACTTCAAGTGAACCTTGAGAAGCTACCATTGCTGAACCGTAGTTAGTTTCAATGCTGTATGCTTCAAGTACCTGACGGTATTTTTCAGACGTCGTTACTTTCGCGTTAGTTAGCGTTTCACGTAGTCTTTCGATGCGTTCTAGACGCTTTTCAGTATCAAACGGCACGTCCGCTTTGATGAATTGCTCGAGTGTATCAATCATGCGATACATCAAAGGCACAACGTCTTGCTTAGTTTTATCAACCGTCGCGATCTGACGTTCTAGAGATTCGATATTTGCATTTTGGTCTGCAACCAAACGTGCTACGTGATCGTTGTAAACTTTCAGAAGTTCTGTTTCGTCAACAATTCCACGGTATTCAGCTACCATTTCGATAGTTTGACCGTAGATACCATCAATCTTGTCTTGAGACTTTTTAGCAGCCGTTTGAGTTTGCTGACCTACTTTTTGTATGTCATTCAAAGGATCTGCCATCACATTGCTGCTTGCAATTGCCGCTGCGCCAAAAAGCGCTGAAGCTACAAGGCTCTTTCTGATTTTAACAGACATAGTTCCCAACCAATTAAGTAATGTTACTTTTATAATTTTTGCACTCTCTTAGAGAGTACCCCGGATACTTTTAGCAGTATCAACCGTGCAATAATGCTAAATGCTATTGCCCATGTCAACTTCATGTTTAAAACAATTTTTGCTTGTCGCGATGAAATAAATTGAAATAAAACATTGTATTAACAAGGAAACCAAGAATAAAAACCTTAAGCACTTATATTTCATACACAAAGCAACTTTATTTACATTTTATTACAGCCATTTAGGCCTGATCATCGGCCTTTCTTTTGCACAATGCCTGACTCTATTTCATTTTTAATATCAAGCTACTAGACTTAAACTGAACACTTAACATTCAGTTAAATGCAACTGTAAATTCCGGTACAGCAGAAAGCTCAGGCTAATAACTGTTCAGACAGTATTTTGCACTGCGTTTCTATTTCCTGGATAAATTCTGCTACATGCAATCCGTCCATCAACCCATGATGTACCTCAACTGAAAATGGCAGTTCGCCGGTTTGTGGGTCAAGTTGGCCGAACACGCATTTTGGGATGCCAAGGTTATCTTTTGCATTTCGGGCATGACTGAAGCTAGTAAAATCGAACCATGGCAAAATAGATAAATAAAGTTGTTGCGGGTTATTGCAGGTTGCCAAAAAGTGTTCACTAACCAAGGGCTGCTCCAGAAACGCCTTTTTCTGTGCATCATTCTTTTTAATGTAGTCGTGGATGTCCTCACAAGCAACCAAAGGCACAAATCGAAAGCTTCTGTCTTCACGTAAAAACACACAACTCATGTCGACTTCTTCAACAACGCAAGGACGGCTATTGACTATGCGGTAACGAATGGGCGCGTAGTTTTGGCAAGCTTTGCTCAAACAATATAAATAACTATAGGTAAACGAAAGCTGGCGTTGCTTACACAGCGTATATAGTGAACCTGTTTTAAGGCGGGTGGTAATGCTAAAAAAAGGCTGTTCAAAGCCTAGATAAAAATCAAAGTGTTCGGCCCGGGGCCAGTCTGATGAAGTGAGTTGTTTCATAATTCAATATAGAGGGAGAAATACCCCTCTATATTGATAGGATCATGCAAGGATTACAAACCGTTTGCGATGATCTCCTGTGCAAGCTCGTCGGCAATCAGGTGCGTTGATTTTTGCTCAGCATCAGAGCGAACAAAGATCTCTGTCAAAGTGTCGTAGATGCCTTCAACATGTTTGGTCGCCGCAGCCTCACTATAGCCTTCCGGCTTAGTTTCGTAATACACGTTGATGATGCCGCCGGCATTGATGACGTAATCAGGTGCATACAGCACGCCCTTCTCACGCAAGATCTCACCATGTCTTGATTCAGCAAGCTGGTTATTCGCACAGCCCGCAATGATGCTGGCTTTAATACGAGGGATCGTGTCATCGTTTACCGTTGCACCCAAAGCACAAGGGGCATAAACATCAACATCCAGATCGTAGATTTCATCAATACTCACGGCGGTTGCGCCAAAGTCGTTCACAACTCGGTCAATTGATGCCTGGTTGATGTCCGTCACAAACAGCTCTGCGCCCGCTTCATGCAGGTGCTTACATAAAGTATATGCAACAGCGCCCAAGCCCTGCACCGATACTTTCACACCAGACAAATCCTGATGGCCATGTTTGTGCTGATAAGCCGCCTTAATACCCAGGAATGTACCCAGAGCAGTGAAAGGTGACGGATTACCGCTTTTGCCTTCAAGACCCATTACATAATTGGTTTCTTTATGCATCGTCATCACATCGCCGGTGGTGATGTTCACATCTTCGGCTGAATAGTAGCTACCGCCAAGGCGCTCAAGGTGCTTACCAAATGCTCTGAATAAAGCTTCAGATTTGATTTTTTTAGCATCACCGATGATCACAGACTTACCGCCACCAAAAGGCAAACGGGCAACTGCGTTCTTGTAAGTCATCCCCTTTGACAGACGCAATACATCGTATACAGCATCAACATCATCTGCATAGTCCCACAGGCGACAACCGCCAACCGCCGGACCCAGCTTAGTGTTATGAACAGCAATGATTGCCTTCAGGCCCGATGCTTCATCAGAACAAAAAACCACTTGTTCGTGGTTATCAAATTCAACTTGGTTAAATACAGCCACTTTGTTTGTTCTCCGTTATAGACTGACTTTGAGTCAGATAGCGCTGAAATTCATCGAACTGTATCACTAACTCTCTTACCAATCCACAATATGAGTTGATATTGACTCTAAAAGCGTTAAAGCTGCCTGCATGATACATTAAATAGCCATATATTAACTTGATTATGCACATCATTGGATAATATGAGTTTAATTCTTCGGTATTTTTACGAATTTTGATGGTTAATCTTTACGTAAACGTAAACGTAAACAAGACCATTTATGTATGATTATTTTTACGATTAAAAGAGGTCTGATGAGAGCGGCAACTCAATGTGTAGTATGGGTGAATGGATCCAGATGGCAGGTTTCATGAGCGGGTTATAAAAGCCTCTGATCAAAAAAAGAGGGCAAGGCCCTCTTTTCAAATCAGTACAGATTGGCTTTTATTTAAGCTTGCTATCCAGCTCTTCAATTTTGGCTTTCCAGATAGCCGGGCCCTGAGTATGGGCGTTCACACCGTCGCTGTCTACAGCAACAGTCACTGGCATGTCCTCTACTTCAAATTCGTAGATTGCTTCCATGCCCAGATCTTCAAACGCCACCACTCTGGCTTTCTTAATCGCTTTGGCTACCAGGTAAGCGGCGCCACCTACAGCCATCAGGTAAACCGCTTTGTTTTCCTTGATAGATTCAACCGTTGCCGGGCCACGCTCTGCTTTACCAATCATGCCGATCAGGCCGGTTTTTTCTAACATCAGATCGGTGAATTTATCCATACGAGTCGACGTTGTTGGACCAGCAGGACCTACAACTTCATCGCCAACGGCATCCACAGGGCCTACGTAGTAAATAAACTTGTTAGTTAAGTCAACGCCTTCGGGCAACCCTTCGCCTGAATTAATCATATCCTGCAGACGTTTATGTGCTGCGTCACGGCCTGTCAGGATCTTACCAGACAAGAGAACGGTCTCGCCCATTTTCCAGTCCTGAATATCGTCTTTGGTGATCTCATCCAGGTTAACGCGGCGTGTATCTTCGCCCACTTCCCAGGTCACTTCTGGCCAGTCTTCCAGCTTAGGCGCTTTCAGATCAGCAGGACCCGAACCGTCTAGCGTAAAGTGCACGTGGCGGGTTGCAGCACAGTTAGGGATCATAACAACTGGCTTAGAGGCGGCATGTGTTGGGGCTGACTTGATTTTAACGTCTACAACCGTAGTCAGACCGCCCAGGCCCTGTGCACCAATACCGAGTTTGTTTGCACGCTCAAAAATTTCCAGACGTAGTTTTTCTTCTGCTGTTTCTGCGCCACGCTCCATAAGCTCGTGGATATCAACCGGATCCATCAGTGATTCTTTTGCCAGTACCGCGGCTTTTTCAGCCGTACCACCAATACCTATCCCCAGCATGCCAGGCGGACACCAGCCAGCGCCCATAGTCGGTAAGGTTTTCTCTACCCAGGCAGCAACATCGTCTGACGGGTTCAACATTACCATTTTAGTCTTGTTCTCAGAACCGCCACCCTTGGCTGCGATCATCACTTCAACTTCAGCGCCCGGTACCATATCGATGTGCACAACAGACGGCGTATTGTCTTTGGTGTTTTTACGTGCACCTGCGGGATCTGCAACAATTGAAGCACGCAATGGGTTATCCGGGTTAGTGTAAGCACGACGTGTACCTTCATCCACCATTTGCTGCACAGTCAGGTCCGTCTTGTCCCATTTAACATCCATACCGACCTTTACAAAACAGGTCACAATTCCGGTGTCCTGACATAATGGACGTTTGCCCTCTGCCGACATACGGGAGTTAATTAAGATCTGCGCAATGGCATCTTTAGCAGCTTTACTTTGCTCTTTGTCGTACGCTTTTTCTAAAGCCTGAACAAAATCTAACGGGTGATAATAAGAAATGTATTGCAATGCATCTTCGATGCTGTCAATGAAGTCTTGCTGACGAATAGTACTCATGACGGTTCCTTTATTCTCCGGCCTGTGACGAGGCAAACCGGTGTTTATTGAGAGGCGCGATTATATACCATCTTGCCAGGCGTGAGTATCGCTATCACAGATTAGCGACTAAAGTCCTGTACTTATATAGAACGACCAAGATGGGATACAATCAAACACGCTATGGATTCAATGACAATTATGATACCCTCCTCGCCCGTTTCGGGCTAGCATTCGGGTTCAGTTAATGATAAATCCAGGTAGTAACACCATTGAACTAGACATTTCTTTGTCAACCATTGAGGTATTCAGCACCCTCGCCTCTCAGCCGCTGGCAATCTTGCTCGACTCCAGCGATGCCAGACACGAGAATAGCCGGTTTGATATCATGAGTATCAAGCCCTTATGTGTACTCGAAGCCAGGGCCGGACAATTCTATCTTGATGATAATCTCCTTGAGCAAGACGGTTTCACCCTCATGCAAGAGAAATTGGCCGAACTGGATACCACCTCACATACTGACGTGCCCTTTTGTGGCGGCTGGCTTGGCTATTTTGGCTATGATCTCGGCAGATATATTGAGACTATGCCCCAAAATGCAGTGCAAGACATTGCATTGCCAGACATGATAGCCGGCCTTTATCCGGATGCACTGATCCACGATAACCTGCATAACCGCTGGTACTTTGTTACCCAGCCAGGCTATAACCGGCTCAGCACCTACCGCTCACTCATAGAAAAGCATCCTGCTACAAACGAATCGTTTACACTGACCAGCGACTGGCAGGCGAATATGACGCAGGCTGAATATGCCGATAAATTTGCTAAAATTCATGCCTATCTGAAAAGTGGCGACTGTTACCAGATAAACCTGGCGCAAAGATTTAGCGCAAGTTATCAGGGTTCACCCTGGCAGGCCTATAAAACTTTACGCGCCAACAACAAAGCGCCTTTTTCCGCATTTATAAACCTGGGGGACGATGCGATTATATCTGTGTCGCCCGAGCGCTTTATCTCAGTGCGTCAGGGCCATATTGAAACCAAGCCCATCAAAGGCACCTTACCCAGGTTGGCTGACCCGCAAGCCGATGCACAGCAGGCTGCCACCTTACAATGCAGCAGCAAAGATCGTGCAGAAAACGTCATGATTGTCGACCTTTTGCGTAACGATCTTGGTAAAGTTGCCAAACCTGGCAGTGTGCAGGTGCCTAAACTCTTTGAAATTGAGAGCTTCCCCGCTGTCCACCACCTGGTTAGTACGGTTACGGCTCAGCTGGCCGAGGGAAAAACCGCAGTCGATCAGCTCAAAGCTGCATTCCCCGGTGGATCCATCACCGGCGCGCCTAAGATCCGCGCAATGGAAATCATTGAAGAACTGGAGCCACACAGACGCAGCGCCT
The Pseudoalteromonas viridis DNA segment above includes these coding regions:
- a CDS encoding tetratricopeptide repeat protein encodes the protein MKQMSKATALALMMSLAGGALSTAAFAAPDPAKIEERKNAKTKVMGERVGKKVIKAFDLYNEDKVDEAIALLLEIDASDEFDRATVNRYLGNLYAQKEEYQTAIKYIRQAIAPDVLNFKDQGDLIKLLGDLLIGTEQYEGAKKSYYDWMDFTGEQDAKVYGRIAQANYELKKYRDVIEPADQAIALNKEEPNKSFYMLKIGSYFELKQFKNAVKVAEELVKLFPEDPKMWTQLGSFYMQTEDYKKGQTVMEVAYQNGYFEKENHYKILSSYYSLNEIPYKAAKVMEKSVKEEKVKRTKQNVTAIASYYHQAKHINDAAKYYEEAAKFDDDAELFRKAGSLLLQDQQYSAAVVRLNKALELGSDKKGTIYSDLAEAYLYQEKYKQAYTAIVKAQEDPRTRKFARSWASFIKEKAQRKGISL
- a CDS encoding energy transducer TonB; this translates as MIRFLFSLLAGGAVTFGLFFFMSYLISGGADRADNKKEEIIVEIMSNPPESDVQERKRVPPPPPPPPKQPPKPQPPQPENANPNAGAIGFNMPSIDIGGTAGGLSGPGDFGRDGEATPIVRIEPKYPPQAARDGKEGWVQLRFTINELGGVDDIEIIDAEPKRIFNREAKRALRKWKYRPKIVDGKPQKQPGITVQLDFKLNQDG
- a CDS encoding ExbD/TolR family protein, translated to MARKQRFREEEEAAVDMTPMLDIVFIMLIFFIVTTSFVKEAGIEVKKPKAAQAQQTKNANIFIAIRENGEIWMDKRQVDVERVSANLENLLAEQQTETVIIQADKGAKHGVVVKVMDQIKATDDALKISIAGAK
- a CDS encoding MotA/TolQ/ExbB proton channel family protein; translated protein: MLVLVETWESIRDFVATGGDVLYVVAIALFLMWVLMIERYWFLLAEFPKMKKGIVSRWDARQDTTSWYAHRIRDAWISEASEKLDERMLIIKTLVAMCPLIGLLGTVTGMISVFETMATQGTGNPRLMASGISMATIPTMAGMVAALSGVFFSTRLEARAKMAKEKLIDSLPHH
- a CDS encoding MotA/TolQ/ExbB proton channel family protein; the encoded protein is MKKLFKGFAVAAALTVSAGGALNAHANTESLDKILEQVKQNRISEGKINKAREQEFLSDRADKQALLNKAKRDLAAEKARGERLNKQFKQNEVTLAEKETELVNAQGTLGEMFGVVRRNAAEAIGAIEASIISAEKPGRSEVLRSLAAAKELPTTRELEELWIAFQTEMTESAKISTFESEVAELSGDINVKQVTRVGNFNLVTKDGYVVYDAENKQIVPLGKQPSSDVLGTVADLLNTPANQYTPFVVDPTRGAILRLNTQRATVEERWHQGQEVGYIITALLALGALIALVRFVDLMLVGAKIKAQIKNANNPTDNNPLGRILKVYHDNKNQDVENLELKLDEAILRETPRIDAGINIIKILAAIAPLLGLLGTVVGMIMTFESITLFGTGDPKIMAGNISLALVTTALGLIAALPLILLHAIVAGRSKSILHILDEQSAGIVAAHAEKERA
- a CDS encoding DUF3450 domain-containing protein; translated protein: MSVKIRKSLVASALFGAAAIASSNVMADPLNDIQKVGQQTQTAAKKSQDKIDGIYGQTIEMVAEYRGIVDETELLKVYNDHVARLVADQNANIESLERQIATVDKTKQDVVPLMYRMIDTLEQFIKADVPFDTEKRLERIERLRETLTNAKVTTSEKYRQVLEAYSIETNYGSAMVASQGSLEVGGKNINVDFARLGRIAYVAQSFDQKQAWVWNTSSKQWDQLGEEYLKPVKDMIRIARGQAAPELVKLPIFGAE
- a CDS encoding CatA-like O-acetyltransferase; protein product: MKQLTSSDWPRAEHFDFYLGFEQPFFSITTRLKTGSLYTLCKQRQLSFTYSYLYCLSKACQNYAPIRYRIVNSRPCVVEEVDMSCVFLREDRSFRFVPLVACEDIHDYIKKNDAQKKAFLEQPLVSEHFLATCNNPQQLYLSILPWFDFTSFSHARNAKDNLGIPKCVFGQLDPQTGELPFSVEVHHGLMDGLHVAEFIQEIETQCKILSEQLLA
- a CDS encoding Leu/Phe/Val dehydrogenase; its protein translation is MAVFNQVEFDNHEQVVFCSDEASGLKAIIAVHNTKLGPAVGGCRLWDYADDVDAVYDVLRLSKGMTYKNAVARLPFGGGKSVIIGDAKKIKSEALFRAFGKHLERLGGSYYSAEDVNITTGDVMTMHKETNYVMGLEGKSGNPSPFTALGTFLGIKAAYQHKHGHQDLSGVKVSVQGLGAVAYTLCKHLHEAGAELFVTDINQASIDRVVNDFGATAVSIDEIYDLDVDVYAPCALGATVNDDTIPRIKASIIAGCANNQLAESRHGEILREKGVLYAPDYVINAGGIINVYYETKPEGYSEAAATKHVEGIYDTLTEIFVRSDAEQKSTHLIADELAQEIIANGL
- a CDS encoding fumarate hydratase, yielding MSTIRQQDFIDSIEDALQYISYYHPLDFVQALEKAYDKEQSKAAKDAIAQILINSRMSAEGKRPLCQDTGIVTCFVKVGMDVKWDKTDLTVQQMVDEGTRRAYTNPDNPLRASIVADPAGARKNTKDNTPSVVHIDMVPGAEVEVMIAAKGGGSENKTKMVMLNPSDDVAAWVEKTLPTMGAGWCPPGMLGIGIGGTAEKAAVLAKESLMDPVDIHELMERGAETAEEKLRLEIFERANKLGIGAQGLGGLTTVVDVKIKSAPTHAASKPVVMIPNCAATRHVHFTLDGSGPADLKAPKLEDWPEVTWEVGEDTRRVNLDEITKDDIQDWKMGETVLLSGKILTGRDAAHKRLQDMINSGEGLPEGVDLTNKFIYYVGPVDAVGDEVVGPAGPTTSTRMDKFTDLMLEKTGLIGMIGKAERGPATVESIKENKAVYLMAVGGAAYLVAKAIKKARVVAFEDLGMEAIYEFEVEDMPVTVAVDSDGVNAHTQGPAIWKAKIEELDSKLK
- the pabB gene encoding aminodeoxychorismate synthase component I — protein: MINPGSNTIELDISLSTIEVFSTLASQPLAILLDSSDARHENSRFDIMSIKPLCVLEARAGQFYLDDNLLEQDGFTLMQEKLAELDTTSHTDVPFCGGWLGYFGYDLGRYIETMPQNAVQDIALPDMIAGLYPDALIHDNLHNRWYFVTQPGYNRLSTYRSLIEKHPATNESFTLTSDWQANMTQAEYADKFAKIHAYLKSGDCYQINLAQRFSASYQGSPWQAYKTLRANNKAPFSAFINLGDDAIISVSPERFISVRQGHIETKPIKGTLPRLADPQADAQQAATLQCSSKDRAENVMIVDLLRNDLGKVAKPGSVQVPKLFEIESFPAVHHLVSTVTAQLAEGKTAVDQLKAAFPGGSITGAPKIRAMEIIEELEPHRRSAYCGSIGYLSACGAMDTSITIRTLVCHQQKIYCWAGGGIVADSNCELEYQETYHKVNKILPIL